A single Argentina anserina chromosome 7, drPotAnse1.1, whole genome shotgun sequence DNA region contains:
- the LOC126803653 gene encoding putative phosphatidylinositol 4-phosphate 5-kinase 11: protein MDDLKEELSPADFKAAKSNRIRYSRQDYRHLPYFATDFEWKDYSPAVFRRILEHDGIEYSDYQLSVCGDETLREVSFSMKPGMMFLLSNDNRFVVKTLRKSELKIHLEMLPNYYHHIMKFGSSIIVKLYGLHVVRPAGGIKVYFGVYKNIVPSDISIFEHYDLKGSAKGRAENKIIVHERPVHKDMDFDFYFYLDPLVRARLLAQIKYDCEFLEAEGIMDYSLFLAIQIESPHEEIMERISRRTDKVMMNDTSEGSESLELTLADICNLLDRPGYKFGSSLPACAVRDCRKEMVGGSRSYKARGSRTRTHSSAQECFNVLLFFGIIDICQSYNMRKRLEHACKSIKYDSKSIKTVNPKAYSSRFQEFISEVFLPEESDGFSNKRYEGFLAVRDAF, encoded by the exons ATGGATGATCTGAAGGAGGAGCTTTCACCGGCTGACTTTAAAGCTGCTAAAAGTAACCGAATCAGATATTCTAGACAAGATTATAGACATCTTCCTTATTTTGCAACAGATTTTGAATGGAAAGATTATAGCCCTGCCGTTTTCAG ACGTATACTAGAGCATGACGGTATTGAATATTCCGATTACCAGTTGTCAGTATGTGGAGATGAGACTCTAAGGGAGGTTTCGTTTTCAATGAAACCTGGTATGATGTTCTTATTATCCAATGACAATCGGTTTGTTGTCAAAACCCTGCGCAAATCTGAGTTGAAG ATACACCTAGAGATGCTTCCCAACTACTACCACCATATTATGAAGTTCGGATCCTCAATAATAGTTAAACTCTACGGACTTCATGTTGTCAGGCCAGCAGGGGGTATTAAG GTTTACTTTGGTGTTTACAAAAACATAGTCCCATCGGATATTTCCATATTTGAGCATTATGATCTCAAAGGCTCTGCAAAAGGTCGAGCAGAGAACAAAATCATTGTTCATGAGAGACCTGTACATAAggatatggattttgatttttacttCTACCTGGATCCATTGGTCCGAGCTCGGCTGTTAGC GCAAATCAAGTATGACTGTGAATTTTTGGAAGCTGAAGGCATCATGGATTACAGTTTGTTTCTTGCTATACAAATAGAGTCTCCACATGAAG AGATAATGGAACGAATTTCCAGAAGGACTGATAAAGTGATGATGAACGATACTTCAGAAGGAAGTGAAAGCTTGGAGTTGACTCTTGCTGATATTTGCAACCTACTTGACAG GCCTGGTTATAAATTTGGTTCAAGCCTGCCAGCATGCGCTGTCCGGGACTGCAGGAAAGAAATGGTGGGAGGTTCGAGATCATATAAGGCCAGGGGCTCTAGAACTAGAACACACTCATCTGCACAGGAATGCTTCAATGTTCTTCTATTTTTTGGAATAATAGATATTTGTCAGAGTTATAATATGAGAAAACGCCTTGAGCATGCCTGCAAGTCCATCAAATATGACTCGAAGTCCATTAAAACCGTGAACCCCAAAGCTTATTCTTCTCGGTTTCAAGAGTTTATCAGCGAAGTATTTCTACCTGAAGAGTCAGACGGCTTTTCTAATAAACG CTATGAAGGGTTTCTAGCTGTTAGGGATGCATTTTGA
- the LOC126803934 gene encoding uncharacterized protein At5g41620-like, whose translation MVKKLKRGVFVGKTRGGVCTTPPPIWRLEFCSEPHTNKPNNSEFLDLKTTTTSISSRNLCASLWEIESYQNPLAQMSRAGARLGHKHRKNNGAELESPNREPHDQPASASSLRKFVSTSLIQHHQAVESNGRALWPRSPSSCGSSMQVAPYKGRKGESSCGLKTSTELLKVLNRIWSLEEQHASNISLVKALKMELHHSQGIIDQLVHEKQWDRQEMNDLMKQVSDHSRIKAAVQLVKDELEGERKLKKHSESLHRKLARELSEVKFAFSNALRELEREKKARILMENLCDEFSKGIREYEQEVRSLKHSPEKEQSGVVSSERLILHISEAWFDERMQMKIAEGQNDLGEKNTIVDKLGFDIESFLEAKRSVDSKLNIELSQKKLRENCSRRLSLESFPLNEAVSAPRNAAEDSTDSDSHYLQAARSASGKQTGRSSRQRNNNDAKGQYGGIDKSSSMKKQAEEHIKGNVISGFQGQFKQHMAKTMSCDGNRILFADREDGELGEENPAMIDNLGESVSCDAIREGLHETESIRVETHGLKSNHPDTNCRVKGCVQSVFTGNASPIQKWKSNLTVPDFGKPESSLDWPPDLDENTLMAKLLEARLEAKNSRTRSSKGLL comes from the exons ATGGTGAAAAAGTTGAAGCGCGGAGTATTTGTTGGGAAGACAAGAGGAGGGGTTTGTACTACGCCACCGCCCATTTGGAGACTCGAGTTCTGTTCTGAGCCTCATACTAACAAACCCAACAACTCAGAGTTTCTCGACCTGAAAACCACAACCACATCAATCTCTTCTAGAAATCTCTGTGCTAGTCTCTGGGAAATCGAGTCTTACCAGAACCCACTTGCCCAAATGAGCAGAGCAGGAGCTAGACTTGGCCATAAGCACAGGAAGAACAATGGGGCTGAGCTTGAAAGTCCTAATAGGGAGCCTCATGATCAG CCAGCAAGTGCAAGCAGTTTGAGGAAGTTTGTATCCACGTCACTGATACAGCACCATCAAGCAGTTGAGAGCAATGGTCGTGCTTTGTGGCCCCGATCCCCTTCTAGTTGTGGTAGTTCAATGCAG GTCGCACCATATAAGGGAAGGAAGGGTGAGTCAAGTTGTGGTCTTAAAACATCCACAGAATTACTTAAAGTACTCAACCGTATCTGGAGTCTTGAAGAACAACATGCTTCTAATATATCATTGGTAAAAGCACTGAAAATGGAACTACATCATTCTCAGGGTATAATTGACCAGTTGGTGCATGAAAAGCAATGGGATAGGCAAGAAATGAATGACTTGATGAAGCAAGTTTCAGATCATAGTCGAATCAAAGCTGCTGTTCAGTTGGTTAAGGATGAGCTAGAAGGTGAAAGGAAGTTGAAAAAGCATTCAGAGAGCCTACATCGCAAGCTAGCTCGGGAGCTTTCTGAAGTGAAATTTGCTTTCTCCAATGCTTTGAGAGAGCTTGAAAGGGAGAAGAAAGCACGTATCCTTATGGAAAACCTGTGCGATGAGTTTTCCAAGGGAATAAGAGAGTATGAGCAAGAGGTGCGTTCTCTGAAGCACAGTCCTGAAAAAGAGCAGAGTGGTGTGGTTAGTTCTGAAAGATTGATTCTCCATATTTCAGAAGCATGGTTTGATGAACGGATGCAAATGAAGATAGCTGAAGGTCAGAATGATCTTGGAGAGAAGAATACAATTGTGGACAAGTTAGGTTTTGATATAGAGAGCTTTCTTGAAGCTAAACGATCTGTTGACTCAAAGTTAAATATTGAGTTATCCCAAAAAAAGCTTAGGGAAAACTGCTCACGCCGACTTTCATTAGAGTCCTTTCCCTTGAATGAGGCTGTAAGCGCACCACGAAATGCTGCTGAAGATTCTACTGATAGTGATTCCCACTATTTACAAGCAGCCAGGAGTGCTAGTGGAAAACAAACCGGACGAAGCTCTAGACAAAGGAACAATAATGATGCGAAGGGGCAGTATGGAGGAATAGATAAATCGAGTTCCATGAAGAAACAGGCAGAGGAGCACATTAAGGGGAATGTCATTTCTGGTTTTCAAGGGCAGTTTAAACAACACATGGCAAAAACCATGTCCTGTGATGGAAACAGGATCCTGTTTGCAGACAGGGAAGATGGCGAGCTGGGAGAAGAGAATCCAGCTATGATTGACAATCTTGGAGAATCTGTATCCTGTGATGCAATCAGAGAAGGTCTGCATGAAACAGAAAGCATAAGGGTGGAAACACATGGACTAAAATCCAATCATCCTGACACTAACTGCAGGGTGAAAGGTTGTGTCCAGTCTGTGTTCACAGGTAATGCTAGTCCAATTCAGAAATGGAAGTCTAACTTAACAGTCCCCGATTTTGGAAAACCTGAATCTTCCTTGGATTGGCCCCCAGACCTCGACGAAAATACCTTGATGGCAAAATTACTTGAAGCAAGGTTAGAAGCAAAGAACTCGCGCACCAGAAGTTCTAAAGGGCTGTTGTAG
- the LOC126803951 gene encoding F-box/kelch-repeat protein At3g61590, which yields MAEETSWFSHYLDDRPREIGEYESYAEMSDEGNEEVNLVSVESFLPDELLERIIAYLPIASIFRAQSVCKRWNGIVCSKKYISTNSPLPRQKPWYFMFTSCNEPVGYAYDPVLRKWYGIELPCIQTSNWCIASSCGLVCFMDNDSRSELYVCNPITNIYKKLEEPPGLRYSDCYSALAISANRMSRSYTITVVKSKQVPGNFVQWDVSVHIYDSQTTMWLTPVREVLTGWRGGNEGVVCDGVLYFLIYSTGGGAPENRHGLLTYNLSACSSHGQLIRSFIPVPCALTCGRLMNLREKLVMVGGIGKLDRPDIIKGIGIWVLKGRVWQEIARMPHKYFQGFGEFDEVFASSGIDDLIYIQSYGAPALLLFDMHSKHWRWSQKCPVTKRFPLQLFTGFSFEPRLEVNP from the coding sequence ATGGCGGAAGAAACATCATGGTTCAGCCATTACCTCGATGACAGGCCAAGAGAGATTGGGGAGTACGAATCATATGCAGAGATGAGTGACGAAGGGAATGAAGAAGTTAATTTAGTGTCAGTTGAATCTTTCCTTCCTGATGAACTGTTGGAACGGATAATAGCATATTTACCAATTGCTAGCATTTTCAGAGCGCAGTCAGTGTGCAAAAGATGGAATGGCATTGTTTgttcaaaaaaatatatatccacCAATTCACCCTTGCCACGGCAAAAACCTTGGTACTTTATGTTTACAAGCTGCAATGAACCAGTAGGTTATGCATATGATCCTGTACTTAGAAAGTGGTATGGCATTGAGCTGCCGTGCATTCAGACATCAAATTGGTGCATTGCTTCCTCATGTGGTTTGGTTTGCTTTATGGACAATGATAGTAGAAGTGAGTTATACGTCTGCAACCCTATTACCAATATATACAAGAAGCTTGAGGAGCCTCCTGGCTTGAGATACTCTGATTGTTATAGTGCACTTGCAATTTCGGCTAACAGGATGTCAAGAAGTTATACCATCACAGTGGTGAAATCTAAGCAAGTTCCTGGAAATTTTGTCCAATGGGATGTTTCtgttcatatatatgattctCAGACAACAATGTGGCTGACCCCTGTGAGAGAAGTTTTGACAGGATGGAGAGGTGGGAACGAGGGTGTGGTGTGTGATGGGGTATTGTACTTCTTGATTTACTCAACTGGGGGTGGGGCACCAGAGAATCGTCATGGCCTACTAACCTACAATCTCTCCGCTTGCTCTTCCCACGGGCAGTTGATCCGCAGTTTCATTCCAGTACCTTGTGCTCTCACATGTGGTCGTCTAATGAACTTGAGGGAGAAGCTGGTGATGGTTGGAGGAATTGGGAAACTAGATCGTCCTGACATAATTAAGGGGATTGGTATCTGGGTTCTAAAGGGAAGGGTGTGGCAAGAGATTGCCCGTATGCCTCACAAGTATTTCCAGGGATTTGGAgaatttgatgaagttttTGCCAGCAGTGGTATAGATGATCTCATATACATCCAAAGCTATGGAGCTCCAGCTCTTCTTCTGTTTGATATGCACTCGAAACATTGGAGATGGTCACAAAAATGTCCCGTAACCAAGAGGTTCCCTCTCCAGCTCTTTActggtttttcttttgaacCTCGGCTTGAAGTAAATCCTTGA